A single region of the Zootoca vivipara chromosome 2, rZooViv1.1, whole genome shotgun sequence genome encodes:
- the CDR2L gene encoding cerebellar degeneration-related protein 2-like, with the protein MLSADRMEEFQSEEEEAWYGQQDLEQDLHLAAELGKTLLERNKELEDSLQQMYTTNEEQVQEIEYLTKQLEMLRHMNEQHAKVYEQLDVTARDLELANQKLVLESKTSQQKIQCLTETIEGLQNQVDDLQKQVEELQSLDQLRIRREKRERRRTIHTFPCLKELCSSPRYEDAFQIHSSSMEFSQMPLERENERLQAMVNSLRSQVNQEKQRKERVEREYTSVIQEYSDLEQRVCEMESCKLRIKELEGELLELQQMKQVKKYLLSREDNLSEALLEPLNNAPEADYIDLTDEDGGRNHESSMTASPNHPVRKSCSDTALNAIVTKDAVSRHEGNYTLHANNVRKRGMSILREVDEQYHALLEKYEELLSKCRQHKDSVRHAGVQTSRPISRDSSFRDFRGEGYELDDLKTMEKSLSKHVEAVDKRLEQSQPEYKALFKEIFSRIQKTKADINATKVKKKTTK; encoded by the exons ACTTGCACTTAGCAGCTGAACTGGGGAAAACACTGCTGGAGCGCAACAAAGAACTGGAAGATTCTCTGCAACAGATGTACACAACCAATGAGGAGCAAGTGCAAGAGATAGAG TATTTGACAAAACAGCTGGAAATGTTACGGCATATGAATGAACAGCATGCCAAGGTTTACGAGCAGCTGGATGTGACAGCACGTGACTTGGAactggccaatcagaagcttgtGCTGGAGAGTAAGACATCCCAGCAGAAGATACAATG CCTAACAGAAACCATTGAGGGGCTGCAGAACCAAGTCGATGACCTACAAAAGCAGGTGGAAGAGTTGCAGAGTCTAGATCAGCTGCGCATCCGccgggagaagagagagaggcgccGAACCATCCATACCTTCCCTTGCCTCAAGGAGCTATGCTCTAGTCCCAG ATATGAAGATGCATTCCAGATTCATAGCTCTTCAATGGAGTTCAGTCAGATGCCCTTGGAACGAGAGAATGAGCGGCTGCAAGCCATGGTGAATTCCCTCAGGTCCCAAGTCAACCAGGAGAAACAGCGAAAggagagggtggagagagagTACACATCCGTCATCCAGGAGTACTCAGATCTTGAGCAAAGGGTGTGTGAGATGGAGAGCTGCAAGCTGCGCATTaaagagctggaaggagagttACTGGAACTCCAGCAGATGAAGCAAGTCAAGAAGTATCTCCTCAGTAGAGAGGACAACCTGTCAGAAGCGCTCCTGGAGCCATTGAACAATGCCCCAGAAGCCGACTACATCGACCTCACTGATGAAGATGGAGGTAGAAACCATGAATCGTCCATGACAGCCTCCCCAAACCACCCTGTACGGAAAAGCTGTAGCGACACGGCCCTGAATGCCATTGTGACCAAGGATGCTGTGAGCCGCCATGAAGGCAACTACACACTGCATGCCAATAATGTACGCAAGAGGGGGATGTCAATCCTGAGGGAGGTGGATGAGCAGTACCATGCCCTGCTGGAAAAGTATGAGGAGCTCCTCAGCAAGTGCCGGCAGCACAAAGACAGCGTGCGCCATGCCGGTGTCCAAACCTCCCGCCCTATCTCTCGCGACAGCTCCTTTAGAGACTTCCGGGGAGAGGGTTATGAGCTGGACGACCTCAAGACAATGGAGAAGAGCCTTAGCAAACACGTGGAAGCTGTAGACAAGCGGCTAGAGCAGAGCCAGCCGGAGTACAAAGCCCTGTTCAAAGAGATCTTCTCCCGAATCCAGAAGACGAAAGCAGACATCAACGCCACCAAGGTGAAAAAGAAGACCACAAAATGA